The genomic window GCACCGGCACACGCCGCGCTTAGTCAGCAGCGATCACTCCACGCCAGTCCACTGTTGTTGCTATTGGGGACACCCGGGAATGAGAAAATGCATCAATTGCGACCATTGTAGAGGCCGCACACCCCAGGTGCCCCGGCCAATATGAGCCCGGCGCTTGCAAATCACTGACGACAACCCGCGAGCCCTAACCATGACCCACCGCAGCGTATTCTTCGTGTCCGATGGCACCGGCATCACCGCCGAGACCTTTGGCAACGCCATCTTGGCCCAGTTTGAGACCAAGGCCCGCCACATACGCCTGCCTTTTGTGGATACCGTGGACAAGGCCCACCAGGCCGTGCGGCAGATCAACAATGCAGCCGTGGTGGACGGTGAACGCCCCATCGTCTTCACCACCTTGGTCAATATGGAGGTGCTCAAGGTCATACAGGACGGCTGCCAGGGCATGTTGCTGGACATGTTTGGCATGTTTGTGCACCCGCTGGAGCAAGAGCTCAAGCTCAAATCCAACCACCGCATTGGCCGTTTCAGCGACGCCAGCAAGAGCAAGGAGTACCAAAGCCGCATCGAGGCCATCAACTTCTCACTGGCCCACGACGACGGGCAAATGAACCGCGACCTGGAGCAATCCGACGTGATTCTGGTGGGCGTGAGCCGCAGCGGCAAGACGCCCACATCGCTCTACCTGGCCATGCAATACGGGCTCAAGGCGTCCAACTACCCGCTGATCCCTGAAGACTTTGAGCGCCGCCAGATTCCACCCGCCCTGGTACCCCACAAAGCCAAGATCTTTGGCCTGACCATACAGCCCGAGCGCCTGAGCGAGATTCGCAATGAGCGCCGACCCAACTCCAAATACGCGTCGCTGGAAAACTGCCGCATGGAAATCAACGAGGCCGAGGCCATGATGCGCCGTGCCGGCATACGCTGGTTGTCCACCACCACCAAGTCCATCGAAGAAATCGCCACCACCATCCTGCAGGAAATCCACCCCGGGCGACTGGTGTACTGACCCCCTTGCTCAGGGAGAATGCGAACGCCTATCAGCCTCATACGTAAAAAGAACCCGTAGTCGTGGGTATTGCCCGTTTCCCTTGGGGAATGGGCTTATGCCGGGGACAATGCAACAGATCAATCCCAAGGAGAATCCCATGAAGGGCGACGCACAAGTCATACAACACCTGCAGGCTCAACTCAAGAATGAGC from Rhodoferax sp. AJA081-3 includes these protein-coding regions:
- a CDS encoding pyruvate, water dikinase regulatory protein, which encodes MTHRSVFFVSDGTGITAETFGNAILAQFETKARHIRLPFVDTVDKAHQAVRQINNAAVVDGERPIVFTTLVNMEVLKVIQDGCQGMLLDMFGMFVHPLEQELKLKSNHRIGRFSDASKSKEYQSRIEAINFSLAHDDGQMNRDLEQSDVILVGVSRSGKTPTSLYLAMQYGLKASNYPLIPEDFERRQIPPALVPHKAKIFGLTIQPERLSEIRNERRPNSKYASLENCRMEINEAEAMMRRAGIRWLSTTTKSIEEIATTILQEIHPGRLVY